From the genome of Scytonema hofmannii PCC 7110, one region includes:
- the aroF gene encoding 3-deoxy-7-phosphoheptulonate synthase: protein MIIVMKTGTATKEIEQIIQDVSQWGIKPETIESNNKVVIGLVGDTSSLNVEQVQQLSPFIEQVLRINKPFKRASLEFRHGKPSEVIVPTPRGPVAFGQDHPLVIVAGPCSVESEEMIVETALLVKAAGAQFLRGGAYKPRTSPYAFQGHGESALGLLAKAREASGLGIITEVMDTADLEKVAEVADVIQIGARNMQNFPLLRKVGPMGKPVLLKRGLSATIEEWLMAAEYILAAGNPNVILCERGIRTFDQKYTRNVLDLSVLPVLRTLTHLPIMIDPSHATGKSEFVPSMAKAAIAAGTDSLMIEVHPNPAKALSDGPQSLTFEGFEKIMQEITPLAQFYGRWNRLPFAVAAPADLSKSFSTPYF, encoded by the coding sequence ATGATTATAGTCATGAAAACCGGTACAGCTACAAAAGAGATTGAGCAAATTATTCAAGATGTCAGCCAGTGGGGCATAAAACCAGAAACCATAGAGAGTAACAACAAAGTCGTCATTGGTTTAGTCGGAGATACATCTAGTTTAAATGTTGAGCAAGTCCAACAACTCAGTCCCTTTATTGAGCAAGTTTTAAGAATTAATAAGCCTTTTAAGCGAGCATCGTTAGAATTTCGTCATGGAAAACCCAGCGAGGTGATTGTACCAACGCCCAGAGGACCTGTGGCTTTCGGTCAAGACCATCCTCTTGTCATCGTAGCTGGACCTTGTTCCGTTGAAAGTGAAGAAATGATCGTAGAAACAGCGTTGCTTGTCAAAGCAGCTGGTGCTCAGTTTTTACGTGGAGGAGCATACAAACCCCGGACTTCACCCTACGCTTTCCAAGGTCATGGAGAAAGTGCTCTCGGTTTGTTGGCTAAAGCAAGGGAAGCAAGTGGACTGGGGATCATCACAGAAGTGATGGATACCGCCGATCTGGAAAAGGTGGCTGAAGTAGCCGATGTCATCCAAATTGGTGCTCGCAATATGCAGAACTTCCCACTGCTAAGAAAAGTGGGCCCTATGGGTAAACCCGTTCTCTTAAAGCGGGGATTGTCAGCCACTATCGAAGAATGGCTGATGGCTGCTGAGTATATTTTAGCTGCTGGTAACCCAAATGTCATTCTGTGCGAACGAGGTATTCGTACCTTTGACCAAAAATACACTCGCAACGTTCTCGATCTTTCCGTACTTCCCGTGTTGCGTACATTGACACACCTACCCATCATGATCGATCCCAGTCATGCTACAGGTAAGTCAGAATTTGTACCCTCAATGGCAAAAGCCGCGATCGCAGCTGGAACAGATTCCTTAATGATTGAAGTTCACCCCAATCCAGCAAAAGCGTTATCAGACGGTCCTCAATCTCTGACATTTGAAGGATTTGAGAAAATCATGCAAGAGATAACTCCTCTGGCTCAATTCTATGGTCGTTGGAACAGATTACCTTTTGCAGTAGCAGCACCAGCAGACCTTTCCAAAAGTTTTTCAACCCCATATTTCTAA
- a CDS encoding prenyltransferase/squalene oxidase repeat-containing protein, whose protein sequence is MVISLTKQSQCTLALKLRDMILALLQEMVADYDEKWGGGKMSAAAYDTAWVAMVREPHNPEQLAFPDSFNWLLRHQSRDGSWGYPPQTIVPTLAGLLALLKAPQQTESTRNSAKRAEAHLRTALRQWSIANHESVAFEILVPKHLEELENLGVVFEFPGKAELLKIYHHKLSIASLELIYSGKSGLIHSIEAFAPFVDFQRLKALQVANGSYGNSPAATAAVLIHSPEWDTPAADWLTHLSNQARRIGDPGAMPNAYSIDVFEGSWVLYNLFQGGVDFNDEAFRSVGKKLLVWLQASITQKGASVSRLIGIPTDSDDTAMVLAAHNLLADKTGMKKVSVDCLQHFERDTHFACYELEGSISLSPNAHVLSALLSVPTPPDWIVKNNSINKVVDYLYSTRNSAGYWEDKWHLSPFYATATATMALAKHLSPSVRHKLQPTVEWVLTTQSAKDGGWSMNGSECSTLEETAYALQILNAVRQKLLGKTLLTTEASLSQAIRRGVNYLWQHLDELSSTTEKAGNSRLPLLWRDKELYVPLRIVFSAVLAVLYRAFADEQVVPGWAR, encoded by the coding sequence ATGGTTATTTCTTTAACCAAGCAAAGTCAGTGTACATTAGCCTTAAAGCTACGAGACATGATATTGGCTTTACTGCAAGAGATGGTAGCTGACTATGATGAAAAGTGGGGTGGAGGGAAAATGTCCGCCGCTGCTTACGATACTGCTTGGGTGGCTATGGTAAGAGAGCCACACAATCCCGAACAGCTAGCCTTTCCAGACTCTTTCAACTGGCTTCTTAGGCATCAATCAAGAGATGGTAGTTGGGGTTATCCACCTCAGACAATAGTACCTACCTTAGCAGGTCTTTTAGCCTTGCTGAAAGCTCCACAGCAAACTGAATCAACTCGCAATTCTGCTAAGCGTGCTGAGGCGCATCTACGGACTGCCTTAAGACAATGGTCAATCGCTAATCACGAAAGCGTTGCTTTTGAAATTTTAGTTCCAAAACACTTGGAAGAACTGGAAAACTTGGGTGTGGTGTTTGAGTTTCCAGGTAAAGCTGAATTGCTAAAAATTTATCATCATAAATTGAGCATTGCCTCCCTGGAACTGATTTACAGCGGCAAATCTGGCTTGATTCATTCTATAGAAGCTTTCGCCCCTTTTGTTGATTTTCAGCGATTGAAGGCACTACAGGTAGCCAACGGTAGCTATGGCAACTCACCTGCAGCGACTGCTGCTGTTTTAATTCATAGTCCTGAATGGGATACACCTGCTGCTGATTGGTTAACACACTTATCGAATCAAGCTCGCAGGATTGGCGATCCGGGTGCTATGCCCAATGCCTATTCAATTGATGTTTTTGAGGGTTCTTGGGTCTTATACAACCTTTTCCAAGGAGGGGTCGATTTCAATGATGAGGCTTTTCGCTCAGTTGGAAAGAAGTTATTAGTCTGGTTGCAAGCAAGCATAACCCAGAAAGGAGCAAGCGTCAGCCGATTGATAGGAATACCAACAGACTCAGATGATACCGCAATGGTACTGGCGGCGCATAATTTGTTGGCTGACAAAACAGGAATGAAAAAAGTATCAGTAGATTGTTTACAGCACTTTGAGCGCGACACTCACTTTGCTTGCTATGAGTTGGAGGGAAGTATTTCTTTAAGCCCTAATGCTCATGTGCTTTCCGCTTTATTAAGCGTACCCACTCCTCCTGATTGGATTGTGAAAAACAATAGTATTAATAAAGTAGTTGACTACCTTTACAGCACAAGGAACAGCGCTGGTTACTGGGAAGATAAGTGGCACCTGAGTCCTTTTTACGCTACAGCAACTGCAACGATGGCTTTGGCAAAACATCTATCCCCATCTGTAAGACATAAGTTGCAACCAACAGTTGAATGGGTGTTAACAACTCAGTCAGCAAAAGATGGTGGTTGGAGCATGAATGGCAGTGAATGCTCGACACTGGAAGAAACAGCTTACGCACTTCAGATTTTGAATGCTGTTAGGCAAAAACTACTAGGAAAAACATTGCTAACAACCGAAGCAAGCTTAAGCCAAGCTATTAGAAGGGGCGTGAACTACTTATGGCAGCATTTGGATGAATTAAGTTCTACTACAGAAAAAGCCGGAAATTCGAGATTACCTCTTTTATGGCGAGATAAAGAGTTATATGTGCCTTTACGAATAGTATTTTCGGCGGTGCTGGCGGTGCTGTATCGAGCTTTTGCGGATGAGCAAGTTGTTCCTGGATGGGCTAGATGA